In one Solanum lycopersicum chromosome 11, SLM_r2.1 genomic region, the following are encoded:
- the LOC138339194 gene encoding uncharacterized protein, with the protein MKPATVVNETSVDWDATQDEHMGLPRKTTRKSSSMDDQRLKSLVEESVQGMNDSILADIHSLLLEVVGSKTQCPERDSHDDRFPTAPNFRHKPPSVEFGRFRGENSRLRLFPVLQLWWAVGKVSRADVVLGVAWLATLGRVTTDYATREFEFTLCGSKWLWKRDPPTDAHQIQLHSLRRMTTTDAIASFFFLAMITPEGSCAGEMTTNLSGLLESYHDVFQKPTGLPPSRAQDHSIHLVPGAQPVNVKPYRYPHFQKQVMEQMVKDMLKDGVIQPSTSPFSSPVLLVCKKDGTWRFCVDYRALNAITIRDRFPIPTIDELFDELHGAKFFSKLDLLSGYHKIKLKLEDVAKTAFRTHDGHYEF; encoded by the exons ATGAAGCCCGCCACTGTTGTGAATGAGACGAGTGTTGACTGGGATGCCACTCAGGATGAGCACATGGGACTGCCACGCAAGACAACTAGAAAG AGTTCTTCTATGGATGACCAAAGACTCAAGTCACTTGTTGAAGAATCAGTTCAGGGTATGAACGACTCCATTCTTGCAGACATTCACTCTTTGTTACTGGAAGTGGTGGGAAGCAAAACCCAATGCCCGGAGAGGGACTCACATGATGACCGTTTTCCGACAGCCCCTAACTTCCGTCACAAACCACCTTCGGTGGAGTTTGGACGCTTCCGTGGAGAGAATTCAAGGTTGAGGTTATTCCCCGTTTTGCAGTTATGGTGGGCAGTGGGCAAAGTCTCCC GTGCGGATGTAGTCCTTGGAGTGGCATGGTTGGCTACATTGGGGCGTGTTACAACTGATTATGCAACAAGAGAATTTGAATTTACTTTATGTGGGTCTAAGTGGTTATGGAAGAGAGATCCACCTACTGATGCTCATCAAATTCAGTTGCATAGTTTAAGGCGTATGACAACGACTGATGCTATTGCTTCGTTCTTTTTTCTGGCAATGATTACTCCTGAAGGGAGTTGTGCAGGTGAAATGACCACAAATTTGAGTGGTCTATTGGAGTCATATCATGATGTGTTTCAGAAACCCACAGGATTGCCACCTTCTCGTGCTCAGGATCATTCGATACACCTCGTCCCAGGGGCACAACCAGTGAATGTTAAACCATATAGGTACCCACACTTCCAAAAGCAGGTCATGGAGCAGATGGTGAAAGATATGCTTAAAGATGGAGTTATACAGCCCAGCACCAGTCCATTTTCATCACCGGTGTTGTTAGTCTGTAAGAAGGATGGTACATGGCGCTTCTGTGTTGATTATCGAGCACTCAATGCCATCACAATCCGAGATCGCTTCCCTATTCCAACCATTGATGAGTTGTTTGACGAATTACATGGTGCTAAATTCTTTTCAAAGTTGGACTTGTTATCAGGTTACCATAAGATAAAACTCAAGCTTGAGGATGTGGCTAAGACAGCCTTTCGTACTCATGacggtcattatgaattttga